A DNA window from Kitasatospora atroaurantiaca contains the following coding sequences:
- a CDS encoding ThiF family adenylyltransferase encodes MRPMLKPALSRAWRDRATLQFGTVRKHARVVDEVNQAVAAFLELLDGTRERAALLDAGERLGLGTELAEQLLGSLEQGGLLDDAEAVQQALGGYSRPQQELLGPDMASLSLVHPAPGEAPAVLQSRARARVEVRGAGRVGTAIGAVLAAGGIGTVSLVDCGRVAARDCSPAGYPPTDVGRLRTTAAREAVHRAAGAAAGERHRRTPAGGPPPTLVVLAPRDGSGAFTGAAAEAQQLMRAGVPHLYVGVLEHLGIVGPLVLPGASACGSCATLTRRDEDEAWPKLLAQLADEGPGRPRTPACDSALATAVAGLAALHVDLYLDGGRPPSVDGWCELSAADGMARRLRLQSHPECGCLWQSVPQPRPAAREPMRLS; translated from the coding sequence ATGCGCCCCATGCTCAAGCCCGCGCTCTCCCGTGCCTGGCGGGACCGCGCCACCCTGCAGTTCGGCACCGTCCGCAAGCACGCCCGCGTCGTGGACGAGGTGAACCAGGCCGTCGCGGCGTTCCTGGAGCTGCTGGACGGCACCAGGGAGCGGGCCGCGCTGCTCGACGCCGGCGAGCGGCTCGGGCTCGGCACCGAGCTCGCCGAGCAGCTGCTCGGCTCGCTGGAGCAGGGCGGCCTGCTGGACGACGCCGAGGCCGTCCAGCAGGCGCTCGGCGGCTACTCCCGGCCACAGCAGGAGCTGCTCGGCCCTGACATGGCGTCACTCTCCCTGGTGCACCCGGCGCCGGGCGAGGCACCGGCGGTGCTCCAGAGCCGGGCGAGGGCCCGGGTGGAGGTGCGCGGCGCGGGGCGGGTGGGAACGGCGATCGGCGCGGTGCTCGCGGCCGGCGGCATCGGCACGGTGAGCCTGGTCGACTGCGGCCGGGTGGCCGCGCGGGACTGCTCGCCGGCCGGATACCCGCCGACGGACGTCGGCCGCCTGCGGACCACCGCCGCCCGGGAGGCGGTGCACCGGGCCGCCGGTGCGGCCGCGGGCGAGCGGCACCGGCGTACTCCCGCCGGCGGCCCGCCGCCCACGCTGGTGGTGCTGGCGCCGCGGGACGGCAGCGGCGCCTTCACCGGAGCCGCCGCGGAGGCACAGCAGCTGATGCGGGCCGGTGTGCCGCATCTCTACGTCGGAGTCCTGGAGCACCTCGGCATCGTCGGGCCGCTGGTCCTGCCGGGGGCCTCGGCCTGCGGCAGCTGCGCGACGCTGACCCGGCGGGACGAGGACGAGGCCTGGCCGAAACTGCTGGCCCAGCTCGCGGACGAGGGCCCCGGCAGGCCCCGCACCCCGGCCTGCGACAGCGCGCTCGCCACGGCGGTGGCCGGGCTGGCAGCCCTGCACGTGGACCTGTACCTGGACGGCGGCCGGCCGCCGAGCGTCGACGGCTGGTGCGAACTGTCCGCCGCGGACGGCATGGCCCGCCGCCTCCGGCTGCAGAGCCACCCGGAGTGCGGCTGCCTCTGGCAGTCCGTACCGCAGCCACGGCCGGCTGCCAGGGAGCCGATGCGCCTGTCGTGA
- a CDS encoding M48 family metallopeptidase, with protein sequence MAAERDSHPSASRRRARAASGPGVATPSTRALSGPPDPQTGGQPEPVLDRSTVEVRRSARRSRTVSAYREGDRTVVLIPARMSHAEEQRWVAQMLDKLAAQESRRVLGDDALAARARELSAAYLSGRAEPGQVRWVTNQNSRWGSCTPSERTIRLSHRLQGMPEYVVDYVLLHELAHLLVPDHGPRFWALLEAYPRTERARGYLEGVAAAARLPHIPGARGEQPDCG encoded by the coding sequence ATGGCAGCCGAACGGGACTCCCATCCTTCGGCGTCGCGTCGGCGTGCCCGTGCAGCCTCCGGGCCGGGAGTCGCGACGCCCAGCACGCGTGCGCTCTCCGGTCCACCTGACCCGCAGACCGGCGGGCAGCCCGAGCCGGTGCTGGACCGCTCCACGGTCGAGGTCCGCCGCAGCGCCCGCCGCAGCCGTACGGTCTCGGCGTACCGCGAGGGTGACCGCACCGTCGTGCTGATCCCGGCGCGGATGTCGCACGCCGAGGAGCAGCGCTGGGTGGCCCAGATGCTGGACAAGCTGGCCGCTCAGGAGAGCCGCCGCGTACTCGGTGACGACGCCCTAGCCGCCCGGGCCCGCGAGCTGTCCGCCGCCTACCTGTCCGGCCGGGCCGAGCCCGGCCAGGTCCGCTGGGTGACCAACCAGAACTCCCGCTGGGGCTCCTGCACCCCGAGCGAGCGCACCATCAGGCTCTCCCACCGTCTCCAGGGCATGCCCGAGTACGTGGTCGACTACGTGCTGCTGCACGAGCTGGCGCACCTGCTGGTGCCCGATCACGGCCCCCGCTTCTGGGCCCTGCTGGAGGCGTACCCGCGCACCGAGCGGGCCCGCGGCTACCTGGAAGGGGTGGCCGCCGCAGCCCGCCTGCCGCACATCCCGGGTGCCCGGGGCGAACAGCCCGATTGCGGCTGA
- a CDS encoding NUDIX hydrolase yields the protein MTTGLHSDAVRALRDWSVADADQEQLRLDYLGHLAERPDGLWRACLPAHITASAVVVDPSAGRVLLTLHPKVGIWLQMGGHCEPGDRTLASAALREATEESGIQGLELLAVDGVPAPVKLDRHLVRCAGKDQPENTHLDVQYVALAPAGAEEQISEESLDLRWFDFDKLPELTDVSVRELVAIARKLTS from the coding sequence GTGACCACCGGGCTCCACTCCGACGCCGTACGGGCTCTCCGCGACTGGTCCGTGGCCGACGCCGACCAGGAACAGCTGCGGCTCGACTACCTCGGCCACCTCGCCGAGCGCCCGGACGGCCTCTGGCGGGCCTGCCTGCCCGCGCACATCACGGCCAGCGCGGTCGTGGTGGACCCGTCGGCCGGGCGGGTACTGCTGACACTGCACCCCAAGGTCGGGATCTGGCTGCAGATGGGCGGCCACTGCGAGCCCGGTGACCGGACGCTGGCCTCCGCCGCACTGCGCGAGGCCACCGAGGAGTCCGGCATCCAGGGCCTGGAGCTGCTGGCCGTCGACGGCGTACCCGCACCGGTCAAGCTCGACCGGCACCTGGTGCGCTGCGCGGGCAAGGACCAGCCGGAGAACACCCATCTCGACGTCCAGTACGTCGCGCTGGCGCCGGCCGGTGCGGAGGAGCAGATCAGCGAGGAGTCGCTGGACCTCCGCTGGTTCGACTTCGACAAGCTGCCCGAGCTGACGGACGTCTCGGTCCGCGAGCTGGTCGCGATCGCCCGGAAGCTCACGAGCTGA
- a CDS encoding zinc-dependent metalloprotease, translated as MSDLPFGFGVPPEEPEDGKAKRDKTPEDKNDADKPGSSDSGATPPQQPFGFGGGNPLGALFGMGGAGGASGDNPFGAMLGGLNPNDLGAAFQQLGQMLSFDGGPVNWELARDIARQTVVAEQPEGKSKDRSVSAGERSAVAEAVRLADLWLDSSTEFPSGAGTAVAWSRAEWIEATLPVWKDLVDPVAERVGNAMGGVLPEEMQAMAGPLMGVMRSMGGAMFGTQIGQALGALAAEVVGSTDVGLPLAPAGKAALLPQNVAEFGEGLSVPADEVRLYLALREAAHQRLFAHVPWLRAHLFGAVEAYARGIKVDTTRMEELVGQLDPSNPEALQEALAGGLLQPEDTPEQKAALARLETALALVEGWVDAVVHAAAEPHLPQAAALRETVRRRRAAGGPAEQTFATLVGLELRPRRLRDASRLWASLADARGIEGRDALWQHPDMLPTAADLDDPDGFVHREAGEGAEGGIDFDALDKLLGEAAAGESKGKGEDEGNGEPKK; from the coding sequence GTGAGCGACCTCCCCTTCGGATTCGGCGTTCCGCCCGAGGAGCCCGAGGACGGCAAGGCCAAGCGCGACAAGACCCCCGAGGACAAGAACGACGCGGACAAGCCGGGGTCCTCGGATTCCGGTGCCACCCCGCCGCAGCAGCCGTTCGGCTTCGGCGGCGGCAACCCGCTCGGCGCGTTGTTCGGGATGGGCGGTGCCGGCGGCGCGTCCGGTGACAACCCCTTCGGCGCGATGCTGGGCGGGCTCAACCCCAACGACCTGGGCGCCGCCTTCCAGCAGCTCGGCCAGATGCTCTCCTTCGACGGCGGCCCGGTGAACTGGGAGCTGGCCAGGGACATCGCCCGGCAGACGGTCGTCGCCGAGCAGCCCGAGGGCAAGAGCAAGGACCGCTCGGTGAGTGCCGGCGAGCGCTCGGCGGTCGCCGAGGCCGTGCGGCTGGCGGACCTGTGGCTGGACTCCTCCACCGAGTTCCCGTCCGGGGCCGGTACGGCCGTGGCGTGGAGCCGGGCCGAGTGGATCGAGGCCACCCTGCCGGTCTGGAAGGACCTGGTGGACCCGGTCGCCGAGCGGGTCGGCAACGCCATGGGCGGCGTGCTGCCCGAGGAGATGCAGGCCATGGCCGGCCCGCTGATGGGCGTGATGCGGTCCATGGGCGGCGCGATGTTCGGCACCCAGATCGGTCAGGCGCTGGGCGCGCTGGCCGCCGAGGTGGTCGGCTCGACCGATGTCGGCCTGCCGCTCGCCCCGGCCGGCAAGGCCGCGCTGCTCCCCCAGAACGTCGCCGAGTTCGGCGAGGGCCTGAGCGTCCCGGCCGACGAGGTCCGCCTCTACCTGGCGCTGCGCGAGGCCGCCCACCAGCGGCTGTTCGCCCATGTGCCGTGGCTGCGGGCGCACCTGTTCGGCGCCGTCGAGGCGTACGCGCGCGGCATCAAGGTCGACACCACGCGCATGGAGGAGCTGGTCGGCCAGCTCGACCCGAGCAACCCCGAGGCCCTGCAGGAGGCGCTGGCCGGCGGCCTGCTGCAGCCCGAGGACACCCCCGAGCAGAAGGCCGCGCTGGCCCGCCTGGAGACCGCCCTCGCGCTCGTCGAGGGCTGGGTGGACGCGGTCGTGCACGCCGCCGCCGAGCCGCACCTGCCGCAGGCCGCCGCACTGCGCGAGACCGTCCGCCGCCGCCGTGCGGCCGGCGGCCCCGCCGAGCAGACCTTCGCCACGCTGGTCGGACTGGAGCTCCGCCCGCGCCGGCTCCGGGACGCCTCGCGGCTGTGGGCCTCGCTGGCCGACGCGCGCGGCATCGAGGGCCGGGACGCGCTCTGGCAGCACCCCGACATGCTGCCGACGGCGGCCGACCTGGACGACCCGGACGGCTTCGTGCACCGCGAGGCGGGCGAGGGCGCCGAAGGCGGCATCGACTTCGACGCCCTGGACAAGCTCCTGGGCGAAGCCGCCGCAGGAGAGAGCAAGGGCAAGGGCGAGGACGAGGGCAACGGGGAGCCGAAGAAGTGA
- a CDS encoding NAD-dependent epimerase/dehydratase family protein, producing MSSPPSDVRSGLTGGEDAPAVGGSPSPAYGGKPLTVAVTGAAGVLGERVAARLVASPGVRKVLALDDRRGDVPGVHWRVLDVRDPAVAERLAGVDVVVHLAMDLGMESDPRARSAYNVRGAQTVLTAAAAAGVNRVVLCTSAMVYGALADNEVPLAEDSELRATEEASLVGDLLEIERLARRAPRAHPGLQVTVLRPAVVVGPGVDTVLTRHFEAPRLLVVAGSRPCWQFCHVDDLATALEYAVLGLVEGEVTVGCDGWLEQEDVEELSGIRRMELPAALALGTAARLHRLGLTPAPAGDLAYTMYPWVVSGSRLHEAGWRPGFTNEQVLGELLAQVSGKHAVAGRRLGGKEAATSLGAAGATVALVGTAALVRRARKRRRI from the coding sequence GTGAGTTCCCCGCCTTCGGACGTTCGCTCTGGGCTGACCGGAGGTGAGGACGCTCCTGCCGTCGGGGGTTCGCCGTCTCCAGCCTACGGCGGCAAGCCGTTGACCGTGGCCGTCACCGGCGCCGCCGGTGTGCTCGGTGAGCGGGTCGCCGCCCGCCTGGTGGCCTCACCGGGAGTACGCAAGGTGCTGGCCCTCGACGACCGGCGCGGCGACGTGCCCGGCGTCCACTGGCGGGTCCTGGACGTACGCGACCCGGCCGTGGCCGAGCGCCTCGCCGGGGTCGACGTAGTGGTCCACCTGGCGATGGACCTCGGAATGGAGTCCGACCCGCGAGCCCGGAGCGCGTACAACGTGCGGGGCGCGCAGACCGTCCTGACCGCCGCCGCGGCGGCCGGGGTGAACCGCGTCGTGCTCTGCACCTCCGCGATGGTCTACGGCGCGCTGGCGGACAACGAGGTGCCGCTCGCCGAGGACTCGGAGCTCCGCGCAACCGAAGAGGCCTCGCTGGTCGGCGATCTGCTGGAGATCGAGCGGCTGGCCCGTCGCGCGCCGCGGGCCCACCCGGGCCTGCAGGTGACGGTGCTGCGGCCGGCGGTGGTCGTCGGCCCCGGTGTCGACACCGTGCTGACCAGGCACTTCGAGGCTCCGAGGCTGCTGGTGGTGGCGGGCTCGCGCCCGTGCTGGCAGTTCTGCCACGTGGACGATCTGGCGACCGCGCTCGAGTACGCCGTGCTCGGCCTGGTCGAGGGCGAGGTGACGGTCGGCTGCGACGGCTGGCTGGAGCAGGAGGACGTCGAGGAGCTCTCCGGTATCCGCCGGATGGAGCTGCCCGCCGCCCTGGCACTGGGCACCGCGGCCAGGCTGCACCGGCTCGGGCTGACCCCGGCCCCGGCGGGTGACCTGGCGTACACCATGTACCCGTGGGTGGTCTCCGGCAGCCGGCTGCACGAGGCGGGCTGGCGGCCCGGCTTCACCAATGAACAGGTGCTCGGTGAGCTGCTGGCCCAGGTCTCCGGCAAGCACGCGGTGGCCGGGCGCCGGCTCGGCGGCAAGGAGGCTGCCACCAGCCTCGGCGCGGCCGGTGCGACGGTGGCGCTGGTCGGTACGGCGGCACTGGTCCGCCGGGCCCGCAAGCGGCGGCGGATCTGA
- a CDS encoding molybdenum cofactor biosynthesis protein MoaE, whose amino-acid sequence MSENHDPIRLLAIRETPLSLDEVYEAVGDDAAGGTTVFVGTVRDHDGGKSVSALEYSCHPTAEQEMRRIAEKICADFPVRALAAVHRIGRLEITDKAVIVAVSCAHRGEAFAAARRLIDDLKHEVPIWKHQVFTDGEEEWVGAGSC is encoded by the coding sequence ATGTCCGAGAACCACGACCCCATCCGCCTCCTCGCCATCCGCGAGACCCCGCTCTCGCTGGACGAGGTCTACGAGGCGGTCGGCGACGACGCGGCCGGCGGCACCACCGTCTTCGTGGGGACGGTGCGTGACCACGACGGCGGCAAGTCGGTGTCCGCCCTCGAGTACAGCTGCCACCCGACGGCCGAGCAGGAGATGCGCCGGATCGCCGAGAAGATCTGCGCCGACTTCCCGGTCCGCGCGCTGGCGGCCGTGCACCGCATCGGCCGACTGGAAATCACCGACAAGGCCGTGATCGTCGCGGTCTCCTGTGCCCACCGCGGCGAGGCCTTCGCGGCCGCCCGCCGGCTCATCGACGACCTCAAGCACGAGGTGCCGATCTGGAAGCACCAGGTCTTCACCGACGGCGAGGAGGAGTGGGTCGGCGCCGGCTCCTGCTGA